From Columba livia isolate bColLiv1 breed racing homer chromosome 7, bColLiv1.pat.W.v2, whole genome shotgun sequence, one genomic window encodes:
- the LOC102088734 gene encoding shugoshin 2, whose amino-acid sequence MASREALETSFFSLSGVRERMREKKHGALKTAKLNASLASKIKTRIINNSSTIKISLKHNNKALALALNAEKANAKRLTQEKTILQKEVEQCHFQNAVLRHRLCCLNNTLKEIENLMAAVKMDRLSEFNTSSIFLPNGRKSSMTEESWADDIANGQLLRAARMPMRVPVSKLCDAGQQGGSSTAVQTPSLHLQRPATNEPLETVPVASKDTLPLQPAEKPQSHQEQNGKRQTEAMEAQEAFLDSCIFGEALCTTQENFKNLPALAWESHALSYEGDEMGKCFLDRPSQVHITQRRKRSTLTATSTPSSGVHISPLVSSTQAARWSITKDGGSSSTSSTQPQLTFQSCLVSPIETTVIPDRKSLGKEVFCDQPQAKEIGCAVETDPSYSQGPEFVPVKVKSKRNCKTGEKATVKKASTGKKKTNAIKNNAESCPDLPQGEESAQNAKELLQPEGETCSSESGASEMRQKACEGAFDRKNRDCGAKEHSRSPDKVRDLRRTYVVHPEQLHSLGSGDSLQQEEIQSVESLSKSPVCTFSSHEVPSDASSLQNSVFLRKETSSTHASQENSSVSAKSIRQKINRKTRVIRQRDDCDENLPTSVKIPEAKAEEQPKRSQTRRKTAIRKRSCGDQRNKVDGFGPHVDVQEVAKQSTKDSPANLKCSRKTYIVHPLNLAENLGRAQTYFKGDEIVPTVLIPESKASKIPRVQRMVAAQSNKKQTEDLQEKEQAKVHNMKALKKEAYAKLKPQRKRKISSPPETDSLAKPSALTGKFSSITDLLSGPDAFLEEQIAEISLAKNLLDVSCSFESSFVTCSPASPVSSRLTDVSKSLSTEGNRMPERSSVQSESPLIIKEITSDEIPGERKQVESNSQSTPSREPEIRPLQDLTNAKTPSISEVSRRPSRRRQDPGCYTEPKLNSKLRRGDPFTNMEFFHSALYKNKKKKTAKAKERTKKIKEEKEWLLKGCPSAKAGNLVTPSTDMMPEVN is encoded by the exons ATGGCATCTCGGGAGGCTTTGGAAACGTCCTTCTTCAGCCTGAGCGGTGTGAGAGAGCGGATGCGGGAGAAGAAACATGGAGCCTTGAAGACGGCGAAGCTGAACGCCTCACTTGCATCAAAAATCAAAACGAGGATCATTA ACAACTCCTCCACTATTAAAATCTCCCTAAAACACAACAATAAGGCCCTTGCCCTGGCCCTCAATGCGGAGAAAGCCAATGCAAAGCGGCTCACCCAGGAGAAGACCATCTTGCAGAAGGAGGTGGAGCAGTGTCACTTCCAGAATGCTGTGCTGCGGCACAGGCTCTGCTGTCTG AACAACACCCTGAAAGAAATTGAAAACCTTATGGCTGCAGTTAAGATGGACCGGCTGTCTGAG ttCAACACAAGTTCTATATTCTTGCCCAATGGCCGGAAGAGCAGCATGACTGAAGAAAGCTGGGCTGATGATATTGCAAATGGTCAGCTTCTGAG GGCTGCAAGGATGCCAATGAGGGTGCCCGTTTCCAAGCTCTGTGATGCAGGACAGCAAGGTGGCAGCTCCACAGCTGTACAGACACCCTCGCTACATCTTCAGAGACCTGCTACTAACGAGCCCCTGGAAACTGTGCCTGTTGCCTCCAAAGACACTTTGCCACTACAGCCTGCTGAGAAGCCTCAGTCCCACCAGGAGCAGAATGGGAAGAGGCAAACTGAAGCAATGGAAGCACAAGAGGCTTTTCTTGACTCTTGCATCTTTGGAG AGGCCTTGTGTACCACGCaagaaaacttcaaaaatcTGCCAGCGCTTGCCTGGGAAAGTCATGCTCTTTCATATGAGGGTGATGAGATGGGAAAATGTTTCTTGGATCGTCCCTCACAAGTGCACATTACTCAGAGGAGGAAGCGTTCCACCCTGACTGCAACAAGCACTCCATCTTCTGGTGTGCATATCTCCCCACTTGTCAGTTCCACTCAGGCAGCTCGGTGGAGTATCACAAAGGACGGCGGCAGCTCCAGCACGAGCAGCACACAGCCACAGCTGACATTTCAAAGCTGCCTGGTTTCGCCTATTGAAACCACTGTAATTCCTGATAGAAAATCTTTGGGTAAAGAGGTTTTCTGTGATCAGCCACAGGCTAAAGAAATTGGGTGTGCTGTTGAAACGGACCCCAGCTATAGCCAAGGCCCGGAGTTTGTTCCTGTAAAGGTTAAAAGCAAACGTAATTGTAAAACTGGTGAGAAAGCAACTGTTAAAAAAGCAagcacaggaaagaagaaaacaaatgcaattaaaaacaatGCAGAAAGTTGTCCTGATCTACCTCAAGGTGAAGAGAGTGCTCAAAACGCAAAGGAGCTTCTTCAGCCAGAAGGTGAAACATGTTCTAGCGAATCTGGAGCTTCTGAGATGAGGCAGAAGGCTTGTGAGGGGGCTTTCGACAGGAAGAACAGGGACTGTGGTGCAAAGGAGCATTCTCGCTCTCCTGATAAAGTCCGAGATCTCAGAAGAACGTATGTGGTGCATCCAGAACAACTGCATAGTCTTGGAAGTGGTGACTCACTGCAGCAGGAGGAGATCCAAAGTGTAGAGAGCTTGTCAAAAAGCCCAGTTTGTACCTTCTCAAGTCATGAAGTTCCATCAGATGCTTCCAGTCtacaaaattcagttttcttgaGGAAAGAGACCTCAAGTACCCATGCTTCGCAAGAGAACTCAAGTGTGAGTGCAAAGAGCATCAGACagaaaatcaacagaaaaaccAGAGTAATTAGGCAAAGAGATGACTGTGATGAGAATCTGCCAACCAGTGTGAAAATCCCAGAGGCCAAAGCTGAAGAACAGCCTAAAAGAAGCcagacaaggaggaaaacaGCTATCAGGAAAAGAAGTTGTGGTGATCAGAGAAATAAAGTTGATGGTTTTGGGCCACATGTAGATGTTCAAGAAGTAGCTAAGCAGAGCACAAAGGATTCACCAGCTAATCTTAAATGTAGCAGGAAAACTTACATTGTCCATCCTTTGAATCTTGCAGAAAACTTGGGCCGTGCCCAGACATATTTCAAAGGGGATGAAATTGTACCTACCGTGTTGATTCCTGAGAGCAAAGCTAGCAAAATCCCCAGAGTACAGAGGATGGTAGCTGCTCAGAGCAATAAAAAACAGACAGAGGACCTTCAAGAAAAGGAGCAAGCTAAAGTTCACAACATGAAGGCTTTGAAAAAAGAGGCTTATGCCAAACTAAAGCctcagaggaagaggaaaatctCTAGTCCTCCAGAGACTGATTCCCTGGCCAAGCCAAGTGCCCTGACAGGGAAGTTTTCCAGCATTACGGATCTGCTGTCTGGGCCAGATGCCTTCCTGGAGGAGCAGATAGCTGAGATATCGCTTGCAAAAAATCTTCTGGATGTTTCATGCAGTTTTGAATCCTCCTTTGTGACCTGTTCTCCAGCTTCACCTGTCAGCTCCAGGCTTACAGATGTTTCCAAGAGCTTAAGTACTGAGGGCAACAGAATGCCAGAGAGATCCTCTGTTCAGTCAGAAAGCCCCCTGATAATTAAAGAAATTACTTCAGATGAAATacctggggaaagaaagcaggtTGAGTCAAATTCTCAGAGCACACCTTCACGGGAACCTG AGATCAGGCCGCTACAGGACTTGACCAATGCCAAGACTCCATCCATCTCAGAAGTGTCAAGGCGCCCATCCAGGCGGAGGCAGGACCCAGGCTGCTATACAGAGCCTAAACTCAACAG TAAACTGAGGCGGGGTGACCCATTTACAAACATGGAGTTCTTCCACTCCGCTctctacaaaaacaaaaagaagaaaactgccaAAGCCAAGGAAAGGACCAAGAAgatcaaagaggaaaaagaatggCTTCTTAAAGGATGTCCCAGCGCCAAGGCAGGCAACCTAGTAACACCTTCCACGGACATGATGCCAGAAGTAAACTAG
- the IDH1 gene encoding isocitrate dehydrogenase [NADP] cytoplasmic: protein MSKKIHGGSVVEMQGDEMTRVIWELIKEKLIFPYVDLDLHSYDLGIEHRDATNDKVTVEAAEAIKKYNVGIKCATITPDEKRVEEFKLKQMWKSPNGTIRNILGGTVFREAIICKNIPRLVSGWVKPIVIGRHAYGDQYRATDFVVPGPGKVEMTYTPEDGGKPVTYLVHNFENCGGVAMGMYNLDQSIKDFAHSSFQMALSKGWPLYMSTKNTILKRYDGRFKDIFQDIYDREYKSQFEAKKIWYEHRLIDDMVAQALKSEGGFVWACKNYDGDVQSDSVAQGYGSLGMMTSVLICPDGKTVEAEAAHGTVTRHYRMHQKGQETSTNPIASIFAWTRGLAHRAKLDNNTSLKNFAAALEEVCIETIESGFMTKDLAACIKGLPNVTRSDYLNTFEFMDKLAENLKGKLASLPKL from the exons ATGTCTAAAAAAATCCATGGAGGCTCCGTTGTGGAGATGCAAGGAGATGAAATGACTCGGGTCATTTGGGAACTAATTaaagaaaagctgatttttccTTATGTAGATCTGGATTTGCACAG CTATGACCTGGGCATTGAGCATCGTGATGCTACAAATGATAAAGTAACTGTGGAAGCTGCTGAAGCCATAAAGAAATACAACGTTGGCATAAAGTGTGCAACCATAACTCCTGATGAGAAGAGAGTGGAGGAGTTCAAGCTGAAGCAGATGTGGAAGTCTCCCAATGGGACAATTCGAAACATCCTTGGTGGCACTGTCTTCAGGGAAGCTATTATCTGCAAGAACATTCCCCGGCTGGTGTCTGGATGGGTGAAACCCATTGTCATTGGCCGTCACGCTTATGGGGATCAA tataGAGCAACTGATTTTGTGGTACCTGGGCCTGGAAAAGTGGAGATGACGTACACTCCAGAAGATGGAGGCAAACCAGTCACATATCTGGTCCATAACTTTGAAA ACTGTGGTGGTGTAGCCATGGGAATGTACAACCTTGACCAGTCTATCAAGGATTTTGCCCATAGTTCCTTCCAAATGGCACTGTCTAAAGGCTGGCCCCTCTACATGAGCACCAAGAACACCATCCTGAAGAGATACGATGGCCGCTTTAAAGACATCTTCCAAGACATCTATGACAG agaATACAAATCCCAGTTTGAAGCCAAAAAGATCTGGTATGAGCACAGGCTCATTGATGACATGGTTGCTCAGGCCTTGAAATCTGAAGGAGGCTTTGTCTGGGCCTGCAAGAACTATGATGGAGATGTGCAGTCTGACTCTGTTGCGCAAG GTTATGGCTCTCTGGGGATGATGACCAGCGTGCTGATCTGCCCTGATGGCAAGACTGTTGAAGCAGAAGCGGCTCACGGCACAGTAACTCGTCACTACCGCATGCACCAGAAGGGCCAAGAAACTTCCACTAACCCCATTG CTTCCATCTTTGCGTGGACAAGAGGACTAGCCCACAGAGCTAAGCTGGACAACAACACTAGCCTTAAGAACTTTGCAGCTGCCTTGGAAGAAGTCTGCATTGAGACCATCGAATCTGGCTTCATGACAAAGGACCTTGCTGCCTGTATCAAAGGTCTACCTAA TGTCACACGCTCTGACTACCTGAACACTTTTGAGTTCATGGACAAGCTTGCTGAAAACCTGAAGGGGAAGCTGGCTTCTCTGCCCAAACTTTAA